The following proteins are encoded in a genomic region of Paenibacillus antri:
- a CDS encoding ROK family transcriptional regulator, whose protein sequence is MAGTRGRGPTLSKDINRKLIYEALKRRGTTTRTELSAALGLTKNTVNAIVEELASAGYVRMTGLTVSGGAGRKALGVAFEPANRKALGFQLLSRSILAVTTDLCGTPLEREELPLSETTPEATVAAVAAHAAAAQAAEPNRPLVGVGLGVPALVDPASGRVALSTHLGWRDVPLRAMLADALPLGRILVDNSVKLAAQGELWFGAGRGTNHFAYCSFGAGVGCGIAIGGDIVRGEGGLAGELGHTVVEPDGPRCACGNAGCLEAVAGLPALFARVAAATGEPPERLDAASLAERARQGDEAVLRELTRVGRAIGVALAPLVNLLNPRYVVCDGPLMLASDTLFPIIRQEMRGRSLSPASAQAELVRSSLHPLATAVGAAAGVVRAWEHQADPLEPIPF, encoded by the coding sequence ATGGCGGGAACGCGCGGAAGAGGGCCGACGCTCTCGAAGGACATCAACCGCAAGCTGATCTACGAAGCGCTCAAGCGGCGAGGGACGACGACGCGGACGGAGCTGTCGGCGGCGCTCGGCCTTACGAAAAATACGGTGAACGCGATCGTCGAAGAGCTGGCGTCGGCGGGCTACGTCCGCATGACGGGGCTGACGGTGAGCGGAGGCGCCGGACGGAAGGCGCTCGGCGTCGCGTTCGAGCCGGCGAACCGGAAGGCGCTCGGCTTCCAGCTGCTGTCCCGCTCGATTCTCGCCGTGACGACGGACCTGTGCGGGACGCCGCTCGAGCGGGAGGAGCTGCCGCTCTCCGAGACGACGCCGGAGGCGACGGTCGCGGCGGTCGCGGCGCACGCCGCGGCGGCGCAAGCGGCCGAGCCGAACCGCCCGCTCGTCGGCGTCGGGCTCGGCGTGCCCGCGCTGGTGGATCCGGCGTCCGGCCGCGTCGCGTTGTCGACGCATCTCGGCTGGCGCGACGTGCCGCTGCGGGCGATGCTCGCGGACGCGCTGCCGCTCGGCCGCATTCTGGTCGATAACAGCGTCAAGCTGGCGGCGCAGGGCGAGCTGTGGTTCGGGGCGGGGCGCGGGACGAATCATTTCGCGTACTGCTCGTTCGGCGCGGGCGTCGGCTGCGGCATCGCGATCGGGGGCGACATCGTGCGGGGCGAAGGGGGACTCGCGGGGGAACTCGGGCATACGGTCGTGGAGCCGGACGGTCCCCGCTGCGCTTGCGGCAACGCGGGCTGCCTCGAGGCGGTGGCGGGGCTGCCGGCCCTATTCGCCCGGGTGGCGGCGGCGACGGGCGAGCCGCCCGAACGCCTGGACGCGGCGTCGCTCGCGGAACGGGCCAGGCAAGGCGACGAGGCCGTCCTCCGGGAGCTGACGCGCGTCGGCCGCGCGATCGGCGTCGCGCTGGCGCCGCTCGTCAACTTGCTCAACCCGCGGTACGTCGTGTGCGACGGACCGCTCATGCTCGCCTCGGATACGCTGTTCCCGATCATCCGACAAGAAATGCGGGGAAGATCGCTCTCCCCCGCATCCGCGCAAGCGGAGCTCGTCCGCTCCTCGCTCCACCCGCTCGCGACGGCCGTCGGGGCCGCCGCGGGCGTCGTGCGAGCCTGGGAGCATCAGGCCGATCCGCTCGAGCCGATTCCGTTCTGA
- a CDS encoding CotS family spore coat protein — protein sequence MDPYEESAAVRALSRYPYAVRSVRLLSDKGKKAVWYVDAEDAGGLILKKVPFGTEAIRFMIAAIDYMRGRGLGTPRVHRTSDGGGWAREDGQNYVLFDAVRGRPPEYKIEAELRTLLRGLATFHVASQGFESPTGFYPSYLLTDRETTMRRRVEQLAAWKSAAAGKPNPNGFDRLFLGRADAFVAQGEDALERLRRTGYGDWVRLTHETKTLCHQDFAAGNTAIGDDGRFYVFDMDSLTVDVPIRDLRKILNKVMKRDLAWDLDTMLTMMKAYHEAHPLTKDQYAALVAELTFPHLVYGQVSKYYEGREPSWTEEKHLQRLHEMILTESSKERVLESFLAGLDAWVR from the coding sequence ATGGACCCTTATGAGGAATCCGCCGCGGTCCGGGCGCTGTCGCGGTACCCGTACGCCGTGCGGAGCGTCCGCCTGCTGTCCGACAAAGGGAAGAAGGCGGTATGGTATGTCGACGCCGAGGACGCGGGCGGGTTGATTTTGAAGAAGGTCCCGTTCGGGACCGAAGCGATCCGCTTTATGATCGCGGCGATCGACTATATGCGCGGAAGAGGGCTCGGGACGCCGCGGGTGCACCGGACGTCGGACGGCGGCGGCTGGGCGCGGGAAGACGGACAAAACTACGTGCTGTTCGACGCCGTCCGCGGCCGTCCGCCGGAGTATAAGATCGAGGCCGAGTTAAGAACGCTGCTACGCGGCTTGGCGACGTTCCACGTCGCTTCTCAGGGCTTCGAATCGCCGACGGGCTTCTATCCGTCGTATTTGCTGACCGACCGCGAAACGACGATGCGTCGGCGCGTCGAGCAGCTTGCGGCGTGGAAGAGCGCTGCCGCGGGCAAGCCGAACCCGAACGGCTTCGACCGACTGTTCCTAGGGCGCGCCGACGCGTTCGTCGCGCAAGGCGAAGACGCGTTGGAGCGGTTGCGGCGAACCGGCTACGGCGACTGGGTTCGATTGACGCACGAGACGAAGACGTTGTGCCATCAGGACTTCGCCGCGGGCAACACGGCCATCGGAGACGATGGACGCTTCTACGTGTTCGACATGGATTCGCTGACGGTCGACGTGCCGATCCGGGATCTGCGGAAAATCTTGAACAAGGTCATGAAGCGGGACCTCGCCTGGGACTTGGACACGATGCTGACGATGATGAAGGCGTACCACGAGGCGCATCCGCTGACGAAGGACCAGTATGCGGCATTGGTCGCCGAGCTGACGTTCCCGCATCTGGTATACGGCCAAGTGTCCAAATATTACGAGGGCCGGGAGCCAAGCTGGACCGAAGAGAAGCATCTTCAGCGGCTCCATGAGATGATCCTGACGGAGTCGAGCAAGGAGCGCGTCTTGGAATCGTTCCTTGCGGGGTTGGACGCGTGGGTCCGCTAA